The following proteins come from a genomic window of Tepidiforma thermophila:
- the pstA gene encoding phosphate ABC transporter permease PstA, whose amino-acid sequence MAVTTAEQFPAREQFRPRLGFRKVTGAIFTGIGLVAIAVGLGMLLWLLVDTFVSGLPWLDWQFLTSFDSRFPDRAGAKAAIYGTAYMMFFTIVLALPIGVMSAIYLEEYAREGKLKSFIQINISNLAAVPSIIYGLLGLQVFVRWMELGRSVLAGSLTMALLILPIIVVATQEALRAVPPSIRDASYGVGATRWETIRYHVLPYALPGILTGNILAASRAIGESAPLITIGALTYVPFTPDNPLDRFTVLPIQIFNWVSRPQQDFQGVAAAGIIVLLVVLLLMNSVAIFLRQKLQRRF is encoded by the coding sequence ATGGCGGTAACGACTGCGGAGCAATTCCCGGCGCGGGAGCAGTTCCGGCCACGGCTGGGCTTCCGGAAGGTGACGGGGGCCATTTTCACGGGCATTGGGCTGGTTGCCATTGCGGTCGGCCTGGGGATGCTGCTGTGGCTGCTGGTCGATACGTTCGTGTCCGGCCTGCCGTGGCTCGACTGGCAATTTCTGACGAGCTTCGACTCGCGGTTCCCGGACCGGGCAGGGGCGAAGGCGGCGATTTACGGCACGGCGTACATGATGTTCTTTACCATCGTGCTGGCGCTGCCGATCGGGGTGATGTCGGCGATCTACCTGGAGGAGTACGCACGGGAGGGGAAGCTGAAGAGCTTTATCCAGATCAACATCTCGAACCTGGCGGCGGTGCCGTCGATCATTTACGGGCTGCTCGGGCTGCAGGTCTTCGTCCGCTGGATGGAGCTGGGACGGAGCGTGCTTGCGGGTTCACTGACGATGGCGCTGCTCATCCTCCCGATCATCGTGGTGGCCACCCAGGAGGCGCTGCGGGCGGTACCGCCGAGCATCCGGGATGCGTCGTACGGGGTGGGAGCGACGCGGTGGGAGACGATCCGGTACCACGTGCTGCCGTACGCGCTGCCGGGCATCCTGACCGGGAACATCCTTGCCGCCTCCCGGGCGATTGGCGAAAGCGCGCCGCTGATTACGATCGGCGCACTGACGTACGTCCCCTTCACGCCCGATAATCCGCTGGACCGGTTTACGGTGCTGCCGATCCAGATTTTCAACTGGGTGTCGCGGCCGCAGCAGGATTTCCAGGGGGTCGCCGCGGCGGGCATTATTGTGCTGCTGGTGGTGTTGTTGTTGATGAATTCCGTGGCAATTTTCCTGCGGCAGAAGCTGCAGCGGCGGTTCTAG
- a CDS encoding phosphotransferase family protein: MHWTERLAAYLREQLPAAERVEVRNPRAMPAGASNETVGFDLCVWADGCTWALPMVLRPQREAGILAPYDVSRQYRVLRALAGTHVPVPAAAWLEPTGAVLGVPFYVMSRVRGKTLPLFWYGRSERLPAAAAALAAVHAVDWRAAGLEFLAEGPAEDPLEAELGPWRARAERLRIARAPLLIALGEWLRANQPADARVALLHGDPNPGNYLFAGRQVVAVLDWELAALGDPRSDLGFYAALQTVFGGMGGPRGETLLSEAYAAVTGQQLTALEYYEALGLYRMAIVMAGWAGRFGAMSAGHTLEVIARRLAVLLGPRWEG; encoded by the coding sequence ATGCACTGGACGGAGCGGCTGGCGGCGTACCTCAGGGAGCAGCTACCGGCGGCCGAGCGGGTGGAGGTGAGGAATCCCCGGGCGATGCCGGCCGGGGCGAGCAACGAGACGGTGGGGTTCGACCTGTGTGTGTGGGCCGATGGGTGCACCTGGGCGCTGCCGATGGTGCTGCGGCCGCAGCGGGAGGCAGGCATCCTCGCGCCGTACGACGTGAGCCGGCAGTACCGGGTGCTGCGGGCGCTGGCCGGCACGCATGTGCCCGTGCCGGCGGCGGCGTGGCTGGAACCGACCGGCGCGGTGCTTGGGGTGCCGTTCTACGTGATGAGCCGTGTGCGCGGGAAGACCCTGCCGCTCTTCTGGTACGGGCGGTCGGAGCGGCTGCCGGCGGCGGCAGCGGCGCTGGCGGCGGTGCACGCGGTGGACTGGCGGGCGGCGGGGCTCGAATTCCTGGCGGAAGGGCCGGCCGAGGATCCGCTGGAGGCAGAGCTGGGGCCGTGGCGGGCACGGGCGGAGCGGCTGCGGATTGCGCGGGCGCCGCTCCTCATCGCGCTGGGGGAGTGGCTGCGGGCGAACCAGCCCGCGGATGCGCGGGTGGCGCTGCTCCACGGCGACCCGAACCCGGGCAACTACCTGTTCGCGGGCAGGCAGGTAGTGGCGGTGCTGGACTGGGAGCTGGCGGCGCTGGGCGACCCGCGCTCCGACCTGGGGTTCTATGCGGCGCTGCAGACGGTATTCGGCGGGATGGGCGGGCCGCGGGGCGAAACGCTGCTCTCGGAGGCGTACGCGGCGGTGACCGGGCAGCAGCTGACCGCGCTGGAGTACTACGAGGCGCTCGGACTGTACCGGATGGCGATCGTGATGGCGGGCTGGGCGGGCCGGTTCGGGGCGATGTCGGCGGGGCACACGCTGGAAGTCATCGCGCGGCGGCTCGCGGTGCTGCTCGGCCCGCGATGGGAAGGGTGA
- a CDS encoding response regulator transcription factor, which yields MAQKILLVDDEANIRDLNALYLEKEGFTVEHAADGRDALARFAQSPPALVVLDVMMPGLDGFEVLRELRRESDVPVIMLTARSDDIDKIVGLELGADDYMAKPFNPRELVARVKRILHRVEGGRKPQTAITIGNLSVDKARREARVDGQLLDLRTKEFDLLVAFVENPGIALTRDQLLGSVWGYDFAGETRTVDVHVQHLRSKLVNATVQIETLRGVGYKLVEPEA from the coding sequence ATGGCCCAGAAAATCCTCCTCGTCGACGACGAAGCCAACATCCGCGACCTCAACGCCCTCTACCTCGAAAAGGAAGGGTTCACCGTCGAACACGCCGCCGACGGCCGCGATGCCCTCGCACGCTTCGCCCAGTCGCCCCCGGCCCTCGTCGTCCTCGACGTCATGATGCCCGGCCTCGATGGCTTCGAAGTCCTCCGCGAACTCCGGCGCGAAAGCGACGTCCCCGTCATCATGCTCACCGCCCGCTCCGACGACATCGACAAGATCGTCGGCCTCGAACTCGGCGCCGACGACTACATGGCCAAGCCGTTCAACCCCCGCGAGCTCGTCGCCCGCGTCAAGCGCATCCTCCACCGCGTCGAAGGCGGCCGGAAGCCGCAAACCGCCATCACCATCGGCAACCTCAGCGTCGATAAGGCCCGCCGCGAAGCCCGCGTCGATGGCCAGCTCCTCGACCTCCGCACCAAGGAGTTCGACCTTCTCGTCGCCTTCGTCGAAAACCCCGGCATCGCCCTCACCCGCGACCAGCTCCTCGGCTCCGTCTGGGGCTACGACTTCGCCGGCGAAACCCGCACCGTCGATGTCCACGTCCAGCACCTCCGCTCTAAACTGGTCAACGCGACCGTCCAGATCGAAACCCTGCGCGGAGTCGGCTACAAGCTCGTCGAACCCGAGGCCTGA
- a CDS encoding PstS family phosphate ABC transporter substrate-binding protein, giving the protein MMLRNVRGGKWAILLGALVSLIALVAVACGGDDDDEGGETPAAGPTATQPSGGQAGSPTAQPTPTVAAGKPVPPANKDELAKLKGEIIIDGSSTVYPVTAAAAEEFRKYAKDVRISVGISGTGGGFKKFCNGETDIQDASRPIDPKEVEACKAKGIEYIELPVAYDGLSVVVSPKNTWAQCLTVAELKKIWEPDAQGKITNWKQVRDSFPDRPLKLYGAGADSGTFDYFTEAIVGKAKSSRGDYQASEDDNILVQGVSGDENSLGYFGYAYYVENPGKLKLVAIDEKGDGNCVLPSEETIRTGKYQPLSRPIFIYVRKEAAERPEVQAFVKFYLSKSFTPIIPTKEVGYVPLTDELYAAITKRFESKTLGTLFPKGAEVGATLDRYLK; this is encoded by the coding sequence TTGATGCTTCGCAACGTACGTGGAGGGAAGTGGGCGATCCTGCTTGGAGCGCTCGTGTCCCTCATCGCACTGGTCGCGGTCGCGTGCGGCGGCGACGACGATGACGAAGGCGGCGAGACGCCGGCTGCGGGTCCGACGGCCACGCAGCCGTCGGGCGGCCAGGCGGGGTCTCCGACTGCGCAGCCGACGCCCACGGTTGCGGCCGGGAAGCCGGTGCCGCCGGCGAACAAGGATGAGCTCGCCAAGCTGAAGGGCGAGATCATTATCGACGGGTCGTCGACGGTGTACCCGGTGACGGCGGCGGCGGCGGAAGAGTTCCGCAAGTACGCGAAGGACGTCCGCATTTCGGTCGGCATTTCGGGCACGGGCGGCGGCTTCAAGAAGTTCTGCAACGGCGAGACGGACATCCAGGACGCCTCTCGGCCGATCGACCCGAAGGAAGTCGAGGCGTGCAAGGCGAAGGGGATCGAGTACATCGAGCTGCCGGTGGCGTATGACGGCCTGTCGGTCGTGGTGAGCCCGAAGAACACGTGGGCGCAGTGCCTCACGGTGGCCGAGCTGAAGAAGATCTGGGAGCCGGATGCCCAGGGGAAGATCACGAACTGGAAGCAGGTGCGGGATTCGTTCCCGGACAGGCCGCTGAAGCTGTACGGCGCGGGCGCGGACTCTGGGACGTTCGACTACTTCACCGAAGCGATCGTGGGCAAGGCGAAGTCGAGCCGCGGCGACTACCAGGCGTCGGAGGACGACAACATCCTCGTCCAGGGCGTGAGCGGTGACGAGAACTCGCTCGGCTACTTCGGCTATGCGTACTACGTAGAGAACCCGGGCAAGCTGAAGCTCGTCGCAATCGACGAGAAGGGTGACGGCAACTGCGTGCTGCCGAGCGAGGAGACGATCCGCACCGGCAAGTACCAGCCGCTGTCGCGGCCGATCTTCATCTATGTCCGAAAGGAGGCTGCGGAGCGGCCGGAGGTCCAGGCGTTCGTGAAGTTCTACCTGAGCAAGAGCTTCACGCCGATCATCCCGACCAAGGAAGTCGGCTACGTCCCCCTGACGGACGAGCTGTACGCCGCGATCACCAAGCGGTTCGAATCGAAGACGCTCGGGACGCTGTTCCCGAAGGGTGCTGAGGTCGGGGCGACGCTCGACCGGTACCTGAAGTAA
- a CDS encoding SDR family NAD(P)-dependent oxidoreductase, which produces MAGRLEGKVAIVTGAGRGIGRAEALALAREGCRVIVNDVGGSAAGEGRDTTPAEEVVAEIKKMGGEAVPNFGDVTSMADGEAMVKQALDTWGRLDILVNNAGILRDRIIFNMTEAEWDAVIAVHLKGHFTITKHAAMVFRQQRSGRIINTSSESGLGNLGQANYSAAKEGIVGLTRTLALDLGKYGVTANAIRPRAATRLTLSPEMEAARARRAQLAAQGQEPATPPTSAEDAIARIASMSPELVAPLVVYLCLPEAANVNGRDFIVGGDEISLMSLPTREKTIYKKGGWDLESLIEVFPGTLGAGLVNPRPPEQS; this is translated from the coding sequence ATGGCCGGGAGATTGGAAGGCAAAGTTGCGATTGTGACGGGAGCTGGCCGGGGCATCGGCCGGGCCGAGGCGCTGGCGCTGGCGCGCGAGGGGTGCCGGGTCATCGTGAACGACGTCGGCGGGAGCGCGGCCGGCGAGGGTCGCGACACGACGCCTGCGGAAGAGGTGGTGGCGGAGATCAAGAAGATGGGCGGCGAGGCGGTCCCGAACTTCGGCGACGTGACCTCGATGGCGGACGGCGAGGCGATGGTGAAGCAGGCGCTCGATACGTGGGGCCGGCTCGACATCCTCGTGAACAACGCGGGCATCCTGCGGGACCGGATCATCTTCAACATGACGGAGGCGGAGTGGGATGCGGTCATCGCGGTGCACCTGAAGGGCCATTTCACCATCACCAAGCATGCGGCGATGGTGTTCCGGCAGCAGCGGAGCGGCCGAATCATCAACACGAGCTCGGAGTCGGGGCTCGGCAACCTCGGGCAGGCGAACTATTCGGCCGCGAAGGAGGGTATCGTCGGGCTGACGCGGACGCTGGCGCTCGACCTCGGGAAGTACGGGGTGACGGCGAACGCCATCCGGCCGCGGGCGGCGACGCGGCTGACGCTCAGCCCTGAGATGGAGGCGGCCCGGGCGCGGCGGGCGCAGCTCGCGGCGCAGGGGCAGGAGCCGGCGACGCCGCCCACCTCGGCGGAGGATGCGATCGCGCGGATCGCGTCGATGTCGCCGGAGCTGGTCGCGCCGCTGGTGGTGTACCTCTGCCTGCCGGAGGCGGCGAACGTCAACGGGCGAGACTTCATCGTGGGAGGCGATGAGATCAGCCTGATGAGCCTGCCGACGCGGGAGAAGACGATTTACAAGAAGGGCGGATGGGACCTCGAATCGCTCATCGAGGTGTTCCCGGGGACGCTGGGCGCCGGGCTGGTGAATCCGCGGCCGCCGGAGCAGAGCTGA
- a CDS encoding PIG-L deacetylase family protein: MPRILALIPHPDDEAYSVAGTLALAARAGWICTVIAISAGEAGQCHNGAAADPAALADLRLAELARSCAVLGAEAGPSPRLPDGGLARDPRLADAVAAAIAAAAPDLLLTLGPDGAYGHPDHLALHRAVVAAVDAAPAPPALLFAAFPSGLFLPQYELCRPILGNPPAVAPADLGVERPDFRIPIAAVADRKRAALAAHRSQLPGGDPAAIFPPGIVPALLREEWFLLHRPGDMARVARLLLDIEAACP; the protein is encoded by the coding sequence GTGCCCCGCATCCTCGCCCTTATCCCCCACCCCGACGACGAGGCCTACAGCGTCGCCGGGACCCTCGCCCTCGCCGCCCGCGCCGGTTGGATCTGCACCGTCATCGCCATCTCCGCCGGCGAAGCCGGCCAGTGCCACAACGGCGCCGCCGCTGACCCGGCAGCTCTCGCTGACCTCCGCCTCGCCGAACTCGCCCGCTCCTGCGCCGTCCTCGGCGCCGAAGCCGGCCCCTCGCCCCGCCTCCCCGATGGCGGCCTCGCACGCGACCCCCGCCTTGCCGATGCCGTCGCCGCCGCCATCGCCGCCGCCGCCCCCGACCTCCTCCTCACCCTCGGCCCCGACGGCGCCTACGGCCACCCCGACCACCTCGCCCTCCACCGCGCCGTCGTCGCCGCCGTCGACGCAGCCCCCGCACCGCCGGCACTCCTCTTCGCCGCCTTCCCCTCCGGCCTCTTCCTCCCCCAGTACGAACTCTGCAGGCCCATCCTCGGCAACCCGCCCGCCGTCGCACCGGCCGACCTCGGCGTCGAACGCCCCGACTTCCGGATCCCCATCGCCGCCGTCGCAGACCGCAAACGCGCAGCGCTCGCCGCTCACCGCTCCCAGCTCCCCGGCGGCGACCCGGCCGCCATCTTCCCGCCCGGGATCGTGCCTGCCCTCCTCCGTGAGGAGTGGTTCCTCCTCCACCGCCCCGGCGATATGGCCCGGGTCGCCCGCCTCCTGCTCGATATCGAAGCGGCCTGCCCCTGA
- the pstB gene encoding phosphate ABC transporter ATP-binding protein PstB → MTEQQTQPTTLTRVPALGRDGAEQHLRPQGATQGAILEDIPNPTIEVRGLSLWYGHKQALTDVSFKIPRNKVTALIGPSGCGKSTLLRCFNRMNDLIPGVRIEGKVYLDGQDIYDRSVDPVEVRRRVGMVFQKPNPFPRSIKENILFGAKVNGFKGDKDRLVEESLRRAALWDEVKDDLNKSGLALSGGQQQRLCIARAIATAPDIILMDEPCSALDPIATLKIEDLMRELAKDYTIIIVTHNMQQAARVSDYTAFMLTDERVSGQLIEYGPTEELFTTPKDRRTEDYISGRFG, encoded by the coding sequence ATGACTGAACAGCAGACGCAGCCGACGACGCTGACGCGGGTGCCGGCTCTCGGCCGGGATGGGGCCGAGCAGCATCTCCGGCCGCAGGGCGCGACCCAGGGCGCGATCCTGGAGGACATTCCGAACCCGACGATCGAGGTGCGGGGGCTTTCGCTCTGGTACGGGCACAAGCAGGCGCTGACCGACGTTTCGTTCAAGATCCCGCGCAACAAGGTGACGGCGTTGATTGGGCCTTCCGGCTGCGGGAAGAGCACGCTCCTGCGCTGTTTCAACCGGATGAACGACCTCATCCCGGGGGTGCGGATCGAGGGGAAGGTCTACCTCGACGGACAGGACATCTACGACAGGTCGGTGGACCCGGTGGAGGTTCGCCGGCGGGTCGGCATGGTGTTCCAGAAGCCGAACCCGTTCCCGCGGTCGATCAAGGAGAACATCCTGTTCGGGGCGAAGGTGAACGGGTTCAAGGGGGATAAGGACCGGCTGGTGGAGGAGTCGCTCCGGCGGGCGGCGCTGTGGGACGAGGTGAAGGACGACCTGAACAAGTCGGGGCTGGCGCTTTCGGGCGGGCAGCAGCAGCGGCTGTGCATTGCGCGGGCGATTGCGACGGCGCCGGACATCATCCTGATGGACGAGCCGTGTTCGGCGCTGGACCCGATCGCGACGCTGAAGATCGAGGACCTGATGCGGGAGCTCGCGAAGGACTACACGATCATCATCGTGACGCACAATATGCAGCAGGCGGCGCGCGTCTCCGATTACACGGCGTTCATGCTGACGGACGAACGGGTCTCGGGCCAGCTGATAGAATACGGCCCCACTGAGGAACTCTTTACGACTCCGAAGGACCGGCGGACCGAGGATTACATCAGCGGCCGATTCGGCTAA
- the pstC gene encoding phosphate ABC transporter permease subunit PstC, with product MREGAIAGVFFVAATVGAFTTAGIILSLAGETIAFFRVVSFIEFITETQWTPLFSIKKFGIWALVSATALTSLIALLVAVPLGLMSAIYLSEFAHPKARAVLKPALEVLAGVPTVVYGFFALTVMTPFLQRFIDMTLFNSLSPGIVMGIMIVPLVASLSEDAMSSVPQALREGAYGLGATRMEVATRVVVPAALSGIVASIILALSRAVGETMIVAIAAGQNPTFTFDPTVPVMTMTTYIVQVSLGDTPYGSLEYRTLFAVGTTLFVLTFVMNIFSFWFVRKFREVYD from the coding sequence CTGAGAGAGGGTGCCATCGCCGGGGTGTTCTTTGTGGCCGCCACCGTGGGCGCGTTCACAACGGCGGGCATCATCCTTTCGCTGGCGGGCGAGACGATCGCGTTTTTCCGGGTGGTCTCGTTCATCGAGTTCATTACCGAGACGCAGTGGACGCCGCTGTTTTCGATTAAGAAGTTCGGCATCTGGGCGCTGGTTTCGGCGACGGCGCTGACGTCGCTCATTGCGCTGCTGGTGGCGGTTCCGCTTGGGCTGATGTCGGCGATCTACCTCAGCGAGTTTGCGCACCCGAAGGCGCGGGCGGTGTTGAAGCCGGCGCTGGAGGTGCTGGCCGGGGTGCCGACGGTGGTGTACGGCTTCTTCGCCCTGACGGTGATGACGCCGTTCCTGCAGCGGTTCATCGACATGACGCTCTTCAACTCGCTGAGCCCGGGGATTGTGATGGGCATCATGATCGTGCCGCTGGTCGCCTCGCTCAGCGAGGATGCGATGTCGTCGGTGCCGCAGGCGCTGCGCGAAGGGGCGTACGGGCTTGGGGCGACGCGGATGGAGGTGGCGACCCGGGTTGTGGTGCCGGCGGCCCTTTCGGGGATTGTGGCGTCGATCATCCTGGCCCTTTCGCGGGCGGTCGGCGAGACGATGATCGTGGCCATCGCGGCCGGGCAGAATCCGACGTTCACGTTCGACCCGACGGTGCCGGTGATGACGATGACGACCTACATCGTGCAGGTGAGCCTTGGCGACACGCCGTACGGGTCGCTTGAGTACCGCACGCTGTTCGCGGTCGGGACGACGCTGTTCGTGCTGACGTTCGTGATGAACATCTTCAGCTTCTGGTTCGTGCGGAAATTCCGTGAGGTGTACGACTGA
- a CDS encoding SDR family NAD(P)-dependent oxidoreductase, producing the protein MAGRLAGRVAFVTGAGSGIGEASALRFAAEGAAVACADIDGAAAEAVAARVAEHGGRSLALELDVTDEAAFVAALDRTVRELGGLHVVFNNAGIGGRGHSWERTIAVNLTGVYYGCFHGCARLAELGGGAVVNTASVAGLNGLVGPPLPGAELSPVLPGAGAYTAAKHGVVGLTRQFAIIYGRRGVRVNAVAPGYIVTPMTAEIRSLEMAEEFLVGLHPMGRLGRPEEVAAAAAFLASDDASFITGTVLPVDGGYDAR; encoded by the coding sequence GTGGCGGGGCGGCTCGCGGGGCGTGTCGCGTTCGTCACGGGCGCAGGGTCGGGGATCGGCGAAGCCTCGGCCCTGCGCTTTGCGGCGGAGGGGGCAGCCGTGGCGTGCGCGGATATCGACGGCGCGGCTGCGGAGGCGGTCGCGGCGCGGGTCGCGGAGCACGGAGGGCGCAGCCTCGCGCTTGAACTGGATGTGACCGATGAGGCAGCGTTCGTGGCTGCGCTGGACCGGACTGTCCGGGAACTGGGCGGGCTGCACGTGGTGTTCAACAACGCGGGGATCGGCGGGCGCGGCCACTCGTGGGAGCGGACGATCGCGGTGAACCTGACGGGGGTGTACTACGGCTGCTTCCACGGGTGCGCCCGGCTGGCCGAGCTGGGCGGGGGCGCGGTGGTGAACACGGCCTCGGTGGCGGGGCTGAACGGCCTCGTCGGGCCGCCGCTGCCGGGCGCCGAGCTTTCGCCGGTGCTGCCCGGCGCGGGCGCCTACACGGCGGCGAAGCACGGCGTGGTGGGGCTGACGCGGCAGTTTGCCATCATCTACGGGAGGCGCGGGGTGCGGGTGAACGCCGTGGCGCCGGGGTACATCGTCACGCCGATGACGGCGGAGATCCGTTCGCTGGAGATGGCGGAGGAGTTCCTGGTCGGCCTCCACCCGATGGGGCGGCTGGGGCGGCCGGAGGAGGTGGCCGCGGCGGCGGCGTTCCTCGCGAGCGACGACGCCTCGTTCATCACGGGGACGGTGCTGCCGGTCGACGGCGGCTACGACGCGCGCTGA
- a CDS encoding phosphotransferase family protein: protein MVPRPADFEPWLNRLPGFEDARVGSITAVDGGASNVTCRVELLSGTVRRVCLRLQRERGIFEPYDVIREGRVIAALAATDVPVPRLLGMEPSADPLGAPFIVLEWVDAPHMGLAPDADFDAFTRMVARIHAVDWQAAGLAFLGVPASVPEALERDLAAVEARMPGFGCAGEPLLEDALSRLRATVPAEGRLALCQGDINVFNYLFRGGEVVRVVDWEQARISDPRVDVGQLLALSHLKGAPFGPAERMPFAVRYRAAAGADPGDLRWFRAMWLWQLAVIHYGWRRYGNGSTPWYSLEQASELLLMALAELD, encoded by the coding sequence ATGGTGCCGCGCCCGGCCGACTTCGAACCGTGGCTGAACCGGCTGCCGGGCTTCGAGGATGCCCGGGTGGGTTCGATCACGGCGGTCGACGGCGGCGCCTCGAATGTGACCTGCCGGGTGGAGCTGCTCTCGGGGACGGTGCGGCGGGTGTGCCTGCGGCTGCAGCGGGAGCGGGGAATTTTCGAGCCGTACGATGTCATCCGCGAGGGGCGGGTCATCGCGGCGCTGGCTGCGACGGATGTGCCGGTGCCGCGGCTGCTGGGGATGGAGCCCTCGGCGGATCCGCTCGGCGCGCCGTTCATCGTGCTGGAGTGGGTCGATGCGCCGCACATGGGGCTGGCGCCGGATGCGGACTTCGATGCGTTCACGCGGATGGTGGCGCGGATCCATGCGGTCGACTGGCAGGCAGCCGGGCTGGCGTTCCTCGGCGTCCCGGCGAGCGTGCCGGAGGCGCTGGAGCGTGACCTTGCGGCGGTGGAGGCGCGGATGCCGGGGTTCGGCTGCGCGGGCGAGCCGCTGCTGGAGGACGCGCTGTCGCGCCTGCGTGCAACGGTCCCTGCGGAAGGGAGGCTGGCGCTCTGCCAGGGCGATATCAACGTGTTCAACTACCTGTTTCGCGGCGGCGAGGTGGTGAGGGTGGTCGACTGGGAGCAGGCGCGGATTTCGGACCCGCGGGTCGATGTCGGGCAGCTGCTGGCGCTCTCGCACCTGAAGGGTGCGCCATTCGGGCCGGCGGAGCGGATGCCCTTTGCGGTGCGCTACCGGGCGGCTGCGGGGGCGGACCCGGGCGACCTGCGCTGGTTCCGGGCGATGTGGCTCTGGCAGCTGGCGGTCATCCACTACGGGTGGCGGCGATACGGCAACGGCAGCACTCCCTGGTATTCGCTGGAGCAGGCTTCGGAGCTGCTCCTGATGGCGCTGGCAGAGCTGGACTGA
- a CDS encoding sensor histidine kinase has protein sequence MGSLQVRLLFTYLFIIAVTLFLAALSLFLQIGGYRDDISYGNLEDLGRLINAQANAELQARLETAPGDPVPTTNDLLLTLRSFLGRPNRVSAETALALVDANGRVIPGLTSSPADLSLDNAVVRDLASQPLPPPGSPAALEPRRCRLEVPGRQPLLCVSMALEPEVLQALSETGAAAIIVARPAASLGEIVGDLMPRLLFSGLIGVAAALVLGFAFSQSVAAPLRNIARAARSVARGNYRQRVPATGPREVRDLAANFNRMTEEVQRSQQTLRDFLANISHELKTPLTSIRGFSEAILDGTIDDPEGIQRSARVISDESARVLRLVQELLDLSRIESGQVSMEQNDVDLNELFAHLADVFSLRAEEHGIRLEFAPSGTARVRGDFDRLEQVMNNLIDNALRYTPPGGTVRVTCRDLQPGTIQVAVSDTGPGIPSEDLPHLFERFYRSRTTREPANGRKGYGLGLAIAREIVRAHGGEIWATSELGRGTTFVFTLPIAGRAAPRAAAR, from the coding sequence ATGGGTAGCCTCCAGGTCCGCCTGCTCTTCACCTACCTCTTCATCATCGCGGTCACCCTCTTCCTCGCCGCACTCTCCCTCTTCCTCCAGATTGGTGGCTACCGCGACGACATCTCCTACGGCAACCTCGAAGACCTCGGCCGCCTCATCAACGCCCAGGCCAACGCCGAGCTGCAGGCCCGCCTCGAAACCGCCCCCGGCGACCCCGTCCCGACCACCAACGACCTCCTCCTCACCCTCCGCAGCTTCCTCGGCCGGCCCAACCGCGTCTCCGCCGAAACCGCCCTCGCCCTCGTCGACGCCAACGGCCGCGTTATCCCCGGCCTCACGTCATCCCCCGCCGACCTCTCCCTCGATAACGCCGTCGTCCGCGACCTTGCCAGCCAGCCGCTCCCCCCGCCCGGCTCCCCAGCCGCCCTCGAGCCGCGCCGCTGCCGCCTCGAAGTCCCCGGCCGCCAGCCGCTCCTTTGCGTCTCCATGGCCCTCGAGCCCGAAGTCCTCCAGGCCCTCAGCGAAACCGGCGCCGCCGCCATCATCGTCGCACGCCCGGCCGCCTCCCTCGGCGAAATCGTCGGCGACCTCATGCCGCGCCTCCTCTTCTCCGGCCTCATCGGCGTCGCCGCCGCCCTCGTCCTCGGCTTCGCCTTCAGCCAGAGCGTCGCCGCCCCCCTCCGCAACATCGCCCGCGCCGCACGCTCCGTCGCCCGCGGCAACTACCGCCAGCGCGTGCCGGCCACCGGCCCCCGCGAAGTCCGCGACCTCGCCGCCAACTTCAACCGCATGACCGAAGAAGTCCAGCGCTCCCAGCAAACCCTCCGCGACTTCCTCGCCAACATCTCCCACGAACTCAAAACCCCGCTCACCTCCATCCGCGGCTTCAGCGAAGCGATCCTCGACGGCACCATCGACGACCCCGAGGGCATCCAGCGCTCCGCCCGCGTCATCAGCGACGAATCCGCTCGCGTCCTCCGCCTCGTCCAGGAGCTCCTCGACCTCTCCCGCATCGAATCCGGCCAGGTCTCCATGGAGCAGAACGACGTCGACCTCAACGAGCTCTTCGCCCACCTCGCCGACGTCTTTAGCCTGCGCGCCGAAGAGCACGGCATTCGCCTCGAATTTGCACCCTCCGGCACCGCTCGCGTCCGCGGCGACTTCGACCGCCTCGAGCAGGTCATGAACAACCTCATCGACAACGCCCTCCGCTACACCCCGCCCGGCGGTACCGTCCGCGTCACCTGCCGCGACCTCCAGCCCGGCACCATCCAGGTCGCCGTCTCCGATACCGGGCCCGGCATCCCCTCAGAAGACCTCCCGCACCTGTTCGAACGGTTCTACCGCAGCCGCACCACCCGCGAGCCTGCCAACGGCCGCAAAGGCTATGGCCTCGGCCTCGCCATCGCCCGCGAAATCGTCCGGGCCCACGGCGGCGAAATCTGGGCCACCAGCGAACTCGGCCGCGGCACCACCTTCGTCTTCACCCTTCCCATCGCGGGCCGAGCAGCACCGCGAGCCGCCGCGCGATGA